One genomic window of Undibacterium cyanobacteriorum includes the following:
- a CDS encoding response regulator, whose translation MLKVLIVEDDKEIRTLVKSSLTIEGFDVLTATSLSEASQILQHQQLDVLILDLGLPDGDGEKLVKEARARTNLPIIIISARHQEQQKVQLLDAGADDYLTKPFSIPELLARLRVALRHRGTSVSAAILHYHVDALDIDLQTRRVVLHGEELHLTPTEFNLLAHLVRHTGKVVTHRQLLSDVWGPDFVDHTHYLRLYMGQLRAKIEATPAEPRYLLTETGVGYRLASE comes from the coding sequence ATGTTGAAAGTTTTGATCGTCGAAGATGACAAAGAAATCCGGACCTTGGTCAAATCCTCGCTCACCATCGAGGGTTTTGATGTCTTGACGGCGACCTCCTTAAGCGAGGCAAGCCAAATACTGCAGCACCAACAGCTTGACGTCCTCATCCTCGATTTAGGCCTACCCGATGGCGATGGCGAAAAACTTGTCAAAGAAGCGCGCGCTCGAACTAATTTACCCATCATCATTATCTCGGCACGCCATCAAGAACAACAAAAAGTTCAGCTCCTTGACGCTGGCGCCGATGACTATCTCACCAAACCCTTTAGCATCCCCGAGCTATTGGCGCGGCTGCGTGTGGCTTTGCGTCACCGCGGCACCAGCGTCAGCGCCGCCATTTTGCATTACCACGTCGATGCGCTCGACATCGACCTCCAAACCCGTCGCGTGGTTTTGCATGGCGAGGAACTGCATTTGACGCCGACCGAATTCAATCTCCTCGCGCATCTCGTCAGACATACGGGAAAAGTCGTCACGCATCGTCAACTGCTGAGCGATGTCTGGGGTCCCGACTTTGTCGATCACACCCATTATCTGCGTCTCTACATGGGACAGTTGCGTGCCAAAATCGAAGCCACGCCTGCCGAACCTCGCTATTTATTGACCGAGACCGGGGTTGGCTATCGGCTCGCCAGCGAATAA
- a CDS encoding ATP-binding protein yields MNNLLLFASRGRHSFQQAMLLSLLMVVSCGLSMLLEDYVSFTGLAMIYILAIVLAAYFLDRYIAILAAFIAVLSLNYFFIEPRYSFHIDRSENALALLTMLVVALVINRLTTALKLETESAHLNETRAKQLQELAITLANCQDLQRATAVCKNAFRVAFHGTSYLALINHQGELDCQSIPLENANGLRACIQEKSILGTGTLRWPDLNAWYIPLGDSHFNHNSNRDRENERDNFWGAVCVTQVAHLDTAAQDHARALCSLFTQVLTRLDTAEAAARAHNEAEKQQLQSTFLSAISHDLRTPLAVVVGAASSLQSQRDKLSANEQDKLLHHIIDEANYLTSVTENTLQFVRLSSSTPNLRQSWEAMEEIIGAIVTRLRRRQDGHRIAARVEENLALLRVDPVLISQLISNLIDNALKYSEGTVEIVVKQMQHGANQVIEVAVKDRGPGIPLQEHQTIFEAYSRLATHDQSSQRSAGLGLAVCMAIARAHHGQLSVRNRRQGGCNFLLHLPVEQEQPLPL; encoded by the coding sequence ATGAACAACTTGCTCTTGTTTGCTTCGCGCGGTCGCCACTCATTTCAACAAGCGATGTTGCTTTCGCTTTTGATGGTGGTTTCTTGCGGTCTATCGATGCTCCTTGAAGATTATGTCAGTTTCACTGGCTTGGCCATGATTTATATTTTGGCCATCGTATTGGCCGCCTACTTTCTCGATCGCTATATCGCCATTCTCGCCGCTTTTATCGCCGTCTTATCGCTCAACTACTTCTTTATTGAACCACGCTACTCCTTTCATATCGATCGTTCCGAAAACGCGCTCGCATTGCTAACGATGCTGGTGGTGGCGCTGGTAATTAATCGCCTGACGACGGCCTTAAAGCTTGAGACCGAGTCCGCGCATTTAAATGAAACACGCGCCAAACAATTACAAGAATTGGCGATCACTCTGGCGAATTGTCAAGATCTGCAACGGGCGACAGCAGTTTGCAAGAACGCTTTTCGCGTCGCTTTTCATGGCACGAGTTATCTTGCCTTAATCAATCACCAAGGCGAACTTGATTGTCAATCGATTCCGCTCGAGAATGCCAACGGGCTGCGGGCCTGCATTCAAGAGAAAAGCATCTTAGGCACTGGAACACTGCGGTGGCCGGATCTCAATGCTTGGTATATCCCGCTCGGCGATAGCCATTTCAACCACAACAGCAATCGTGACAGAGAAAATGAGCGCGACAACTTTTGGGGCGCCGTCTGCGTCACCCAAGTCGCGCATTTGGATACTGCTGCGCAAGATCATGCGCGCGCCTTGTGCTCGCTCTTCACCCAGGTCTTAACACGCTTAGATACCGCAGAGGCCGCTGCACGAGCTCACAACGAAGCCGAGAAACAGCAACTACAAAGCACCTTCCTCTCTGCAATCTCGCACGATCTACGCACGCCCTTGGCAGTGGTGGTCGGCGCTGCTTCATCCTTGCAAAGTCAACGTGACAAGCTGAGTGCGAACGAACAGGACAAGCTTTTACATCACATTATCGATGAAGCCAACTATCTCACGAGTGTGACCGAGAATACCTTACAATTCGTCAGACTGAGCTCCTCCACGCCCAATCTCAGGCAGAGCTGGGAAGCGATGGAAGAGATCATCGGTGCCATTGTTACGCGTTTGCGGCGCCGCCAAGACGGGCACAGAATTGCGGCAAGAGTCGAAGAAAATCTGGCGCTGCTGCGGGTAGACCCTGTGCTCATCTCACAATTGATCAGTAACTTGATTGACAATGCTCTCAAATATAGCGAAGGCACGGTAGAAATCGTGGTCAAACAAATGCAACATGGCGCCAATCAAGTGATCGAAGTCGCCGTGAAAGACCGCGGTCCGGGAATTCCATTGCAAGAGCATCAGACTATTTTCGAAGCATACTCTCGCCTTGCTACGCACGATCAATCAAGCCAACGGAGCGCCGGTCTCGGACTCGCAGTTTGCATGGCCATCGCACGGGCTCATCATGGTCAACTGAGCGTCAGAAATCGTCGACAAGGAGGCTGTAATTTTTTGCTGCACCTACCAGTCGAACAAGAACAACCACTCCCCTTGTGA
- the kdpE gene encoding two-component system response regulator KdpE: protein MSESKVHIVLIEDEKQIRRFLSTAIESENMAVFEAETGKQGLIACATRKPDLLILDLGLPDIDGLDIIRDIRSWSAMPIIVLSARTQEQEKVAALDAGADDYLSKPFGAAELLARIRAHLRRRQHLPPESDNEISFGEIHVDFGKRLIHRAGNEVHLSPLEYRLLSVLVRNRGKVLTHRQLLHDVWGPNHSESSHYLRIYMANLRQKLEHDPAQPQYFITETGVGYRLIA from the coding sequence ATGAGTGAATCCAAAGTTCATATCGTTTTGATCGAAGATGAGAAACAAATACGGCGTTTTCTCAGCACGGCGATTGAAAGTGAAAACATGGCAGTGTTCGAAGCAGAAACAGGGAAACAAGGCCTGATTGCCTGCGCCACCCGCAAACCGGACTTATTGATCCTGGACTTAGGCTTGCCTGATATAGATGGACTCGACATCATTCGTGATATTCGAAGTTGGAGCGCTATGCCGATTATCGTGCTCTCCGCCCGCACGCAGGAACAAGAAAAAGTCGCGGCCTTAGATGCTGGCGCAGATGACTATTTGAGCAAGCCCTTCGGCGCCGCCGAACTACTGGCCCGTATCCGTGCACACCTGCGCCGTCGCCAACATCTGCCGCCGGAAAGCGACAATGAAATTAGCTTTGGCGAGATTCACGTCGACTTTGGCAAACGCTTGATTCACCGCGCCGGCAACGAAGTACACTTGAGCCCTTTGGAATATCGCTTGCTATCGGTGCTCGTCAGAAATCGCGGTAAAGTACTCACCCACCGCCAGCTTCTCCATGATGTATGGGGCCCCAACCACTCCGAAAGTAGCCATTATTTGCGGATCTACATGGCAAATTTACGCCAGAAACTTGAGCATGATCCGGCACAGCCTCAGTACTTCATTACTGAGACTGGCGTCGGCTACCGGCTGATCGCATAA
- a CDS encoding potassium transporter Kup, translating into MSTDAQRESVAALTLGALGVVYGDIGTSPLYTMKEIFGPATGVPLDATHLIGAVSVIFWGLMTVVTLKYVMLILRADNNGEGGIMALTALAAKAAGSTHTKRVALLLTGVLGASLFYGDSVITPAMSVLSAVEGLEVISGSFKPYVLPISIGILIALFMVQKHGTSVVGKLFGPIIVIWFSVLAWTGVVEIAQQPAILAALNPLNAIKFLQSQGSHVFVVVGAVVLAFTGAEALYADMGHFGKRPIRLAWTGLVMPALALNYMGQGALLMRDPAALENPFFHLFPQSVMVPAVILATVATIIASQAVISGAYSMTKQAMQLGLLPRMQVHFTSVKEVGQIYIPSVNWMLLLGVLLAVLGFGSSTAMAGAYGIAVTVTMLITTLLTFFVVRHGWNYHIALAVGATSIFLVFDGLLVISCSVKILEGGWFPLALGGSIFIIMATWRRGRELLINHIRQDDPELLPFITALANDSMPRAARTAVYAVANPDTVPQALMHNLKHNQVLHERNVILTVVFHDVPWIPFEERLQVESLVAGFWKVTVNYGFKNTPDIPKALSMCHTGGLDINLFETSYFLSREIVVPTKGTGMAHWRELLFALMSRNSRSVVDFFHLPNNCVIELGTRVQI; encoded by the coding sequence ATGAGCACAGATGCACAACGCGAAAGCGTCGCCGCCCTGACTTTGGGCGCACTGGGTGTGGTGTATGGCGATATCGGTACCAGCCCGCTGTATACCATGAAAGAAATTTTTGGTCCTGCCACTGGAGTGCCGCTTGATGCGACTCATCTGATTGGCGCAGTTTCGGTGATTTTCTGGGGCTTGATGACGGTGGTCACGCTCAAATACGTGATGTTGATCCTCCGCGCAGATAACAACGGTGAAGGCGGCATCATGGCACTGACCGCTTTAGCCGCGAAAGCTGCCGGCAGCACTCATACGAAACGCGTGGCACTTCTGCTCACCGGCGTCCTAGGTGCGTCCTTGTTCTATGGCGACAGCGTGATTACGCCGGCGATGTCGGTCTTGAGTGCGGTTGAAGGTTTGGAAGTCATTTCCGGCAGCTTTAAGCCTTATGTTTTACCGATTTCGATTGGCATTCTGATCGCCCTCTTCATGGTGCAAAAACATGGCACGTCGGTGGTTGGCAAATTATTTGGACCAATTATCGTCATTTGGTTTAGTGTATTGGCGTGGACCGGTGTGGTCGAGATCGCCCAACAACCAGCCATCTTAGCGGCATTAAATCCGCTCAATGCGATTAAATTCTTGCAAAGCCAAGGCAGCCATGTGTTTGTCGTTGTGGGTGCGGTGGTGTTGGCGTTCACCGGTGCAGAAGCACTGTATGCCGACATGGGCCATTTCGGCAAACGTCCGATTCGCCTCGCCTGGACTGGCTTAGTAATGCCGGCTCTCGCGCTGAATTACATGGGACAGGGCGCTTTGTTGATGCGTGATCCTGCAGCGCTCGAAAATCCTTTCTTTCATTTATTCCCGCAAAGCGTGATGGTCCCAGCGGTAATACTGGCTACAGTCGCGACGATTATCGCGTCTCAAGCTGTGATTTCAGGCGCTTACTCCATGACCAAACAAGCAATGCAATTGGGTCTATTACCACGCATGCAGGTGCATTTCACTTCGGTGAAAGAAGTCGGTCAAATCTATATTCCGAGTGTAAATTGGATGCTTTTGCTTGGCGTATTATTAGCCGTGCTAGGTTTTGGTAGCTCTACAGCGATGGCTGGTGCTTATGGTATCGCTGTGACGGTCACAATGCTGATCACAACCTTACTCACCTTCTTTGTAGTACGTCATGGCTGGAATTATCACATCGCCTTAGCAGTCGGCGCGACCAGTATCTTCCTGGTGTTTGATGGCCTGTTGGTGATCTCTTGCTCAGTCAAAATCTTGGAAGGTGGTTGGTTCCCGCTGGCCTTGGGCGGTAGTATCTTCATCATCATGGCAACATGGCGTCGGGGTCGCGAACTCTTGATCAATCATATTCGTCAAGATGATCCAGAGTTACTGCCCTTCATTACCGCATTGGCCAACGACAGCATGCCACGCGCCGCCCGCACTGCCGTGTATGCTGTCGCTAATCCTGACACTGTGCCGCAGGCCTTAATGCATAATCTCAAACACAATCAAGTACTACACGAGCGCAATGTGATCTTGACCGTGGTGTTCCATGATGTGCCATGGATCCCCTTTGAGGAACGCCTTCAAGTTGAATCGCTGGTAGCGGGTTTCTGGAAGGTGACGGTGAACTATGGTTTCAAAAACACGCCCGACATTCCGAAAGCTCTCAGTATGTGTCATACCGGAGGCTTAGACATCAATCTGTTTGAAACTTCGTATTTCTTGAGCCGTGAAATCGTCGTGCCGACCAAAGGAACTGGTATGGCACACTGGCGTGAGCTTCTATTCGCCTTAATGTCACGCAATTCCCGCAGCGTGGTTGATTTTTTCCACTTGCCGAATAATTGCGTGATTGAATTAGGAACACGGGTGCAAATCTAA